The sequence GGTGAATTgctgttatgaagaaaatgtccAATTTTTAACACAGGAAAAACTCAAACTTTTGTGTTTCTTTgatcgcttgttccgccatcttgccagtgagtCTCATACTCCTCTGTTTCTATTGTGCCTCTAAAAACGCTCAGTTTGTAGCAGGAACACTCCAGGTCTGAAAGGGCCTAAATGTAGTTGGGGTGACTGCGGTTAAGGTCTTGGTGTGCAATTTCATGCGGAAAAAGTGAAACACTTAAATCCATGCTATATGTACTCTCGCTCTTACCCTGCAGGGAACAGTCGTTGGCTCCGAAGAAGACGGTCACTGCTGCCACAGGACAGGCCGGGGGGCAGGCCGGCAGGAGGCGGGGCAGAACTATTTTAGCCCAGCGCGTGTTGTACCCTGACAGACCCCTGTTCACCACGTCGCATTTCCTGAaggaagcagagcttttacagtgaatacagacaaataaacacagttaaacagaCCCTGTCAGACCGGGGGTGAGACCCCGCTGACCGCGCTCAGTCCCCCGCTCCTCACCTCGCCAGTCTGTTCGCTATCTCAGAGCCCCAGCCGTTCACCTGAAAGGAGAACTGAAACATACACACAGCGGCTCCGTTTAACACCCAAACACACTACAACATACTGCAGACATGTGTGTGGAAAACACCACACCCACCTGTGTAATGGAATCCCCGAACAGAACGACCTGCGGCCAAACAATGCTCTTTATTTTAGACATTCTGAAATATAAACACCACAAACTCCTTCAAACTGTCTTCTTCACAGTTCACCACCAAACCAGCAGCTCCAGTCCTGCTGTCTGACGCCCCCTGCTGTATGGAGGCGACAGACCTACAGATATCCACAGTCACTCCAGTAGATACTTTATAGTACAATTTCAGCACCTTCCTAAAATCAAGAAACACCAAAAACCAATGACAGTTGTTTAATGGCTATTTAAAAATTAGCAATGCATTAAGAGGGTAGTTTCTCATAGAAACACAAAATTGATTGAAAAGACAGAATACAGTTATCATTTTAACAGGCACAAATTGCAGAGCATAGCTTTATGGAGTATTAGCTATTTCTCACTAAAAAGCAGactaataaaaacactaaacaaaTATGCAATACttatagcctttattaataagaagtaaactttaaattatagtaaaaattgTGAACAAGCTCTGAATTGTGGAAATTATTCAGTGAAGGTTGAAAAGCTATTAAAATTGTccgtcacattttattttgacttagACATAATAAGTCACAATCTTGACATGGGTCTTTATTCCCGAAGGGGataaatattttgagaaaatatctcctttagagaaaaaaagtcgttattttgagatacttagttgTTAAGATGTGTACATATAACAACgtagtatctcaaagtaatgacttagtatctctaaataacaacttagtatctcaaagtaacATATTAGTGTAACAGAATGGACTGTGTTTAGGGTGGGTGTAATGACTGGGCCAGGACAATAGGGGAGCTGTGGCACTGAGTGACAGGAAGTGCCAGTTTGCAATGATGGCGTCCCCTTGAAAAACAGGAAGTTGGAGGCGTCGGCTCTCTTGGGTCTCCCGTTTGTGCAGGTTTATGTTTGTTGAGTGGATGTGTTGTGTGGGTGAGGGATTGATTGTGTATATGTATTGGAACTGTTTTACTTACCTGGTTAATTCCCTTGTGACCTATTAGTTGGGAAGTTGTGTCTGGTGGATGTTGGGGAATATATGGGGTGAGTGCAGTCAATGTGTGATTGGGATacgtttgcgtgtgtgtgtgtgtgtgattatttaatttgattttgttgtCTCCGACAGGGTGGCCAACCTGTGCTGGGACGCTGTACGCTAGTGATGGGCTTGATGACACTGAAACCTCGGCGCATGCGCCGAGCaatcaaggcgaaaccccgtgtcggtgcgcgtatcaaacGAAGGagaaccacgtgaccgatacagttcctgtatcgtttggtagcaatgggtctgacgacactgaaacctcGGCGCATGCGCCGAGCAAACAAGACGAAACCCCGTGTTGGTGCGCGTATcactttaaggaaaaccacgtgaccgatacaatTCCTGTATCGTTTGATTGTGAATGCGCCAAATTGTATTTATAAGGGAGACAATATGTCGACACGTTTGTGGGTTTTGTTGGATGGAGATAGTTTGTGTTCTTTACTTTGCATTGGTTTTTTGGCTTGTTATCAAGTACCATGGATCAACAAAGGAAAAGGAAGTTTTCTCCCGTGTGGGATCATTTTGATCTAATCACAGAGAATAAGGTAAATGATTATTCTGgtcttttataatttataatttgtcTTTCGGCTTGTTCCAATTTCTTTTAGAACACCTGTTTTAGCTTCACTTCACTGGCTGCCTGTGTCTTTCAGGATTGTTTTAACAATTATTTTACGGGTTTATAAATCTCTTAATGGGTTAAAACCTACATACATTTCTGACTGTCTGACAGAATATGTTCCAAATTGTGTATTAAGATCACCAGGAGCTGCTCTATTAAACATTCCCAGAATAATTCACAAAAAGACTGGTgaagcagctttctgtttttatggCCCAAAATTAACTCTTTACCAATTAATATTCGTCAGGCATCGAGTGTTACTAGCTTTAAAGGCAGCTAAAAACCTTCCTGTTAAGCCTAGCTTTCTATTAGCTTCTGttctgcaaatattttttatttgattaattttgttgttcttatttttatttcatcattttttaaatctattttattctatattttattttaatagaaatgtCTTGTTTACTACTATTTTATTCAATTgttaatttttaattgttttatattacttttttacattttgacattttatttaatgttattgtgaagcactttgagctacATTTccatgtatgaaaggtgctatataaataaagttcattattattattattattattttttaattacatacttacttatttatttactttattgtagGTTAAATGTAGGATTTGCTCCCAGGAGCTGTCTTACTGTAACCGGTCCACCTCCACAATGCTGAGGCATTATCGTGCCCGGCATGAGAAGGAAGAATCGGTTAACCCTCCTGTGATCAACCCTGGTGTTTCCAGAAAGCAGGCGATTGATGAGGCTGTAGTGAATATGATCATTACAGACTGTCAGCCGCTTAGCCTTGTGGAAGACGTGGGGTTCCGAGACCTGCTCCAACTCCTTGAGCCCTCATATGTTCTGCCAAGCAGAAAGGTAAGTGAAACAATCTGATGAATAGTGTTATACATGTTAACAAAATATATGAATGTTATGTGCTTTTACTCATTAATCTACTCCActtgtgttattaattttagGCTATCAAGACCATGATTAGCCAGAGGTATGAGGAGAAAAAGGAGCAAGTTAAAAAAGAACTGCAGAGTGCAGTTGCAGTTAGCCTAACAGCTGACATGTGGACATCTATCAACATGGAGGCTTACCTGGCTGTGACCTGTCATTACGTTGACAGTGAGGACCATACACTGTGTACATCAATGCTGGGAGTGCAACACTTTCCTCAACAGCACACTGCTGAAAATATGGCCCAAGTAACAAAAAACTTAATGGAGGAGTGGGCCATAGCAGAGAAAGTGACATGTCTGGTCACAGATGCGGCTGCAAACATGATTGCATGTGTCAGAAAGCTCCAAATCAGACACACAATTTGCATTGCACATTCATTAAATTTAACAGTTCGAAAATCATGTGACCAAATTGAGACATTCACTGATATCCGACATAAAACAAGGCAGATCGTAACATACTTTAGAACCAGTACTACAGCCAAAGAGAAGCTGACACGAGTCCAGCTACAGATGGGAGGACCAGTGAAGAAATTAATTAATGAGGTGTCAACTAGATGGAACAGCACTTATTTGATGCTGGAACGCATTGTGGAACAGAAGGAGTCGGTGCTGGTATCTCTGGCCTCTTTAAAAAGTGATCTACCCCCGCTAACTACAGATGATTACAAAATCATAGAGGAGACACTCGGTGTGCTTGCTCCATTTAATCAAGCGACAGTGGAGCTGTCTGAGGAAAAAAGAGTATCTGGATCAAAAGTAATCCCAATGCTTAAAATGTTGCACCACTCACTTCTACGCAATGCATCAAACGTGACCACGGAAATCGCTATCAATCTTGTGGAAAACCTTAAAAGAAGACTGCTAGAAACACTGTGCAACCTGGAGTCATTAAGTGTAATGACAATACCAACACTGCTGGACCCTCGGTTCAAGACGATGGCATTCTTAAGTGTGTCAAAAGCCAATGATGCAGTGAAAAGACTCAAATCTGAGTGTGTGGCAGAAATGAAAAGTGCTGTACCGACACAAATGGAAGATGCCCAAGCTGGTCCTTCAACTCTCTATGCTCCCAGTTCAGGTATGTCATGATTGTcacttgtgtttatttgtattttaatgtaattacaAATCACTCCATGTGATTGCAATGAATTAGTAacatatatgcattttatttttcccTAAGATGACAACCTGTGGCAGCACTTGGACATGGAAGTCaaggagagcaaggccaactcaAATGTCACCACGGATGCCATTATCGAGGTACAAAGATACCTCTCCGAGGTGAACACACCAAGATCACAAGATCCCTTGCAGTACTGGAAAACACAGAGACTAAATTACCCTACCTTATACAAACTTGCAATAAAATATCTATGCACACCATCGTCATCAGTGCCCTGTGAAAGAGTTTTCTCCAAAACAGGAGAAATTGTTTGTAAACGGCGCAATCGCCTCGGTCCAAATTTATTAAAGCAGCTGATGTTTCTTAATAAAAATGTGTGATTGAACCTTCAGTCTTTTTCCAGTCTTTATTgaagttgcttgcaatgacttttttagtccagcagatgtcgccattatgtgatacagcaacacagtttcaacacagtgtcgatacagtttgggaaatgtgccatacacccaatgaggcttcatctgcccatcactactgTACGCCACCAATTACCCTAGCCAGTGGCCGGGTGTAGGTAGTAGTGTGGATTTGGGGTAATGTGGGTTGGGTGTATGTTTTTATAgaaatagtttattaattaataaagataatacatggGGTTAATTCTATTTTCAATTGGTTGGGTTTAAGCTTGTACCATGTGGGCTGCTGGCTGGGGTGGGGAGTTTAGTTGTTTACTGCAGGTTTATTTCAGGGTTTGTAGTGGTTTAGTCTTGATTTTGTAAGCATTTCCAACCTTTTCTTTCATAATATATTGTGTGGCTTTGTAGTGTATTCGGTAGTTAATTTGCATGTTTTGCGGTGTTTTGGTTGCAGTATTACCCCTGTAAGTGAGCAGCTACTCCTCTAATCCTCCCGTTTGTCTCATGTGTATTTGTGTTAATAAACCTATCATTTGTTGATCTGCCTCATTGCTCGTTTGTGGTGTTGACAACTTACTGATATCGAGCCTGGTGTTacattagtatctcaaaataacaacttagtatctcaaaataacaacttagtatctcaaaataacaactaagTATCTCAAcgtaatgacttagtatctcaaagtaacatattagtatctcaaaataacaacttagtatctcaaagtaacAACTTTCAGTAATTCACTATAATGAGTGAGTATCTGAAAACAGTAAGATAACAGTTTAGTCAATAGTAAAAGTAGGAGTTAAAGGGCGCGCGGCTCCTTTAAGCGCTGCAGGGTGGAGCTGTAGAGGAAGTGAAGTGTCACCGCGAGCCTCGGCCAAAACACACAACCCGGAGtctccgctgctgctgccgcgACCCTGCTGCCCCTCAGtccgcgacagagagagacacaccgCGCCCAGCCCGGAGGTACGGCCACACTGCGGCGCCTTACCGAGCCCGCGGTTCGTCTGCGCGCTGAAAACCGGCTCCAGGAGCGGAGCTTTCTGGATCAGTGGAGCTGGCGGTGGGGTTACGGGGCCGTGGGTGGGGCCATGTGTTTATCATAGCAACGGCTTTCCGTTAACTTACTTCACCGGAGTTTATATTAACGGGGTAGAGGGACAGTGGGTTtcatgaaggagagagagaaagagagagagaatgagagagtgttAGAAaaagagaccgagagagagataGGTAAAGGCAC is a genomic window of Astyanax mexicanus isolate ESR-SI-001 chromosome 14, AstMex3_surface, whole genome shotgun sequence containing:
- the LOC125780965 gene encoding E3 SUMO-protein ligase ZBED1-like, yielding MLRHYRARHEKEESVNPPVINPGVSRKQAIDEAVVNMIITDCQPLSLVEDVGFRDLLQLLEPSYVLPSRKAIKTMISQRYEEKKEQVKKELQSAVAVSLTADMWTSINMEAYLAVTCHYVDSEDHTLCTSMLGVQHFPQQHTAENMAQVTKNLMEEWAIAEKVTCLVTDAAANMIACVRKLQIRHTICIAHSLNLTVRKSCDQIETFTDIRHKTRQIVTYFRTSTTAKEKLTRVQLQMGGPVKKLINEVSTRWNSTYLMLERIVEQKESVLVSLASLKSDLPPLTTDDYKIIEETLGVLAPFNQATVELSEEKRVSGSKVIPMLKMLHHSLLRNASNVTTEIAINLVENLKRRLLETLCNLESLSVMTIPTLLDPRFKTMAFLSVSKANDAVKRLKSECVAEMKSAVPTQMEDAQAGPSTLYAPSSDDNLWQHLDMEVKESKANSNVTTDAIIEVQRYLSEVNTPRSQDPLQYWKTQRLNYPTLYKLAIKYLCTPSSSVPCERVFSKTGEIVCKRRNRLGPNLLKQLMFLNKNV